A single genomic interval of Helicoverpa armigera isolate CAAS_96S chromosome 22, ASM3070526v1, whole genome shotgun sequence harbors:
- the LOC110370921 gene encoding glucose dehydrogenase [FAD, quinone] produces MSTQTATSLRGLLSNSRITFGLLPGLGILIILRMAIHLYRPDIEDAENRVRDHPFEELLDCYDFIIVGGGSAGAVLANRLSENPKWNVLLLEAGQDENVLSEVPVMFPVLQTSSIDWQFLTEPSDGYCLSMIEKKCKWPRGKVLGGSSVLNAMLYIRGNKRDYDNWERMGNIGWSYEDVLPYFLKSEDIRIPEQQYDRYHATGGPLTVEHFAYEQPITKKILEAGEQLGYSIRDVNGEYQTGFTRSQATIRDGLRCSTAKAFLRPASKRPNLHVSVHSLVEKILIDEKSTAYGVKFTKRGKGRIIKASKEVILSAGTIQSPQLLMLSGIGDAEHLKELGIYPIVNLPGVGQNLQDHVAMGGHSFLFDNPYDNGTDYCFNIHQVMSIGSLIDFSVNKNGPLYSMMEAEAMAFVNTKYQDPSEDYPDIQLFIAPTADNMDGGLFGKRANGLDDNTYAELYEEILYDSSFSIVPLLLRPKSRGYLKLRDASPYSPPRIYPNYYTDPQDVKVMVEGARIVQELVNQPALQELNARPNPRRNPGCAAHELMSEEHLECQARHHTLTIYHPVGTCAMGPRENPWAVVSPRLKVYGIENLRVIDGSIMPTIVSGNTNAPIIMIAEKAADMIKEDWYNALSQECLLEEAKAYQQPKNTLDENPTKVPLNTPPDLFKEVSTLFPFLNTSIASIPVKSYTAKVAEPKKQYKPNVLPTRHISKQAPKINLRRGQKYPHFYKSPLLNIQPQITVPNLVDDLRNFHERILYPKLNLQRPLSNILTPAIRPPVYQNALNRLNDPNFYFETGNVITPRGEKKCKLWLYKNGEKYEVELL; encoded by the exons ATGTCGACTCAAACTGCAACGTCACTCAGGGGGCTTCTATCCAACTCCCGAATCACCTTCGGACTGCTCCCTGGACTCGGCATCCTGATAATCCTCCGAATGGCCATACATCTATACAGACCTGATATTGAAGACGCAGAAAACCGTGTCAGAGATCATCCTTTTGAAGAGCTCCTTGATTGCTACGATTTCATTATAGTTGGTGGTGGATCCGCAGGCGCTGTGCTAGCCAATCGCTTGTCAGAGAATCCCAAATGGAATGTGCTGTTGCTAGAAGctggacaagacgaaaatgtATTATCAGAAGTACCAGTAATGTTTCCTGTTCTACAAACCTCGTCTATCGATTGGCAGTTTCTCACGGAGCCGAGTGACGGTTACTGCTTAAGTATGATAGAAAAGAAGTGCAAGTGGCCTCGCGGCAAAGTGCTCGGTGGTTCCAGTGTGCTCAACGCTATGTTGTACATTAGAGGGAATAAACGCGACTACGACAATTGGGAGAGAATGGGCAACATTGGATGGAGTTATGAAGATGTATTGCCTTACTTCCTGAAATCAGAAGATATAAGAATACCTGAGCAGCAGTACGATCGATATCACGCTACTGGCGGTCCTTTGACAGTTGAACATTTTGCTTACGAACAGCCAATAACGAAAAAGATTTTAGAAGCTGGTGAACAATTAGGGTACAGTATTCGTGACGTGAATGGAGAATATCAAACAGGGTTCACTCGGTCCCAAGCAACAATTAGAGACGGCCTTCGATGCAGTACTGCTAAAGCGTTTCTACGACCTGCATCTAAAAGACCAAACCTACACGTCAGTGTCCATTCACTAGTAGAAAAAATACTGATTGACGAGAAAAGTACTGCGTATGGCGTTAAGTTTACGAAACGTGGAAAAGGAAGGATTATCAAGGCTAGCAAAGAGGTCATATTATCTGCAGGTACGATACAGTCCCCTCAGTTGCTGATGCTATCAGGTATAGGAGATGCAGAACATTTGAAAGAACTGGGAATATATCCGATTGTTAATCTTCCTGGTGTCGGACAAAATCTTCAAGATCATGTCGCAATGGGAGGACACTCGTTTCTTTTCGACAACCCTTACGACAACGGAAccgattattgttttaatatccATCAAGTGATGTCAATAGGAAGTCTAATAGATTTTAGTGTAAATAAGAATGGACCACTGTACAGTATGATGGAGGCTGAAGCTATGGCGTTTGTGAACACTAAATACCAAGACCCGAGTGAAGACTATCCCgatattcaattgtttatagCTCCGACTGCAGATAATATGGATGGAGGTTTATTCGGTAAACGGGCCAATGGGTTAGATGATAATACGTACGCGGAATTGTATGAAGAGATTCTATATGATTCTTCTTTTTCTATCGTACCTCTGTTGCTGCGGCCGAAAAGTCGAGGCTACTTGAAGCTAAGAGACGCGAGCCCCTACTCACCACCACGGATTTATCCGAACTACTACACTGACCCACAAGATGTCAAAGTGatg GTAGAAGGAGCGCGCATAGTACAAGAACTAGTGAACCAGCCAGCGTTACAAGAGCTGAATGCTCGCCCCAACCCTCGACGGAACCCTGGCTGTGCAGCACACGAGCTCATGTCGGAGGAACACCTGGAGTGCCAGGCACGTCACCATACGCTGACCATATACCATCCCGTGGGGACCTGTGCTATGGGACCCCGTGAAAATCCGTGGGCTGTTGTTTCTCCTAGGTTGAAG GTATACGGGATAGAGAATCTTCGAGTAATTGACGGGAGTATTATGCCTACGATCGTAAGTGGTAATACCAACGCGCCTATCATCATGATAGCTGAGAAAGCTGCCGACATGATCAAGGAAGACTGGTACAATGCCTTGTCCCAAGAATGTCTACTAGAAGAAGCTAAAGCTTATCAACAGCCTAAAAACACCCTAGATGAAAACCCAACTAAAGTACCACTTAACACACCACCGGATTTGTTCAAAGAAGTTTCTACTTTATTCCCCTTTCTAAACACTAGCATAGCAAGCATTCCTGTTAAAAGTTATACTGCCAAAGTTGCTGAAcctaaaaaacaatacaaacctAACGTGTTACCAACTAGACATATATCTAAACAAGCGCCAAAAATTAATTTACGAAGGGGACAAAAATATCCTCATTTTTATAAGTCTCCACTTTTGAATATTCAACCTCAAATAACGGTACCTAATCTTGTGGACGATCTGCGGAATTTTCATGAACGAATCTTGTACCCTAAGTTAAATTTACAGAGacctttaagtaatattttaactcCGGCTATTAGACCTCCGGTATACCAAAATGCACTGAATAGACTTAATGatcctaatttttattttgaaaccggCAATGTCATTACTCCAAGGGGAGAGAAAAAATGCAAGCTATGGTTGTACAAGAATGGTGAAAAGTATGAAGTAGAGTTGCTTTAG
- the LOC110370934 gene encoding uncharacterized protein LOC110370934, translating into MANKGKWKLDTTLKFIHCYKLHECLWKFTSPDYKNKKKRDVAYIAIVNKMNIKNFGIQEVKNKIKNLRSTYSQELKKIENSKKSGAGLDHVYISNIKWLKEMEEVFMSELKRKKRNTYKNIPSVTLVPEQLVPPESGSQCPAAAGEEISQQPTITTAATTANTPLRPKKRSRVIINAINELKTLHHQVHAAEESSFDVFGKSVAIQLKNFSVENALLAQQKIQCILTEIGIADCREKRGKKTNTSTVASIDDTIESALLTAFKSNTTE; encoded by the exons atggcTAATAAGGGGAAATGGAAGTTAGATACAACTTTGAAATTTATTCACTGTTACAAATTACATGAATGCCTGTGGAAATTTACATCTCCCGATTATAAAAACAAGAAGAAACGTGATGTGGCATATATCGCAATAGTGAATAAAATGAACATCAAGAACTTTGGAATTCAAGAGGTAAAGAACAAGATAAAAAACTTAAGATCTACATACAGTCAAGAGTTGAAAaaaattgagaactcaaaaaaaTCGGGCGCTGGACTAGACCatgtttatatttcaaatataaagTGGCTGAAGGAAATGGAAGAGGTATTCATGAGTGaattgaaaagaaagaaaagaaatacataCAAGAAT ATTCCATCAGTAACTCTAGTCCCAGAACAACTAGTGCCACCAGAAAGTGGTTCACAATGTCCAGCTGCTGCAGGAGAAGAAATCTCCCAACAACCTACGATTACTACCGCTGCCACCACTGCAAATACTCCTTTGCGACCAAAAAAGAGGTCTAGAGTAATTATAAATGCCATTAATGAATTAAAGACACTGCACCATCAAGTACACGCTGCAGAAGAATCATCATTCGATGTATTTGGTAAAAGTGTGGCAATACAACTAAAAAACTTTTCTGTGGAAAATGCATTATTGGCTCAGCAGAAAATTCAATGCATTTTAACTGAAATTGGTATAGCAGATTGTAGAGAAAAGAgaggaaaaaaaacaaacacatcaACAGTAGCGTCCATAGATGATACGATTGAATCCGCTCTGTTGACCGCTTTTAAAAGCAATACGACTGAATAA
- the LOC110370936 gene encoding glucose dehydrogenase [FAD, quinone] has product MSAIVNAAADVLSGTAIAAAAGSQVAWFIPMLVAAIAYYQFDATDPEGRPADIGDDRMLPDYDFIIVGAGSAGAVVANRLSEIGHWKILLLEAGGDETEISDVPLLAGYLQLSKLDWQYKTEPSGTSCLAMEGGRCNWPRGKVLGGSSVLNYMLYLRGNRRDYDSWEAMGNEGWGYKDVLYYFKKSEDNRNPSLANTPYHSTGGYLTVSEAPYHTPLVSSFVDGGVELGYMNRDINGENQTGFMEAQGTIRRGSRCSTAKAFLRSAKDRPNLHISMYSHVTKVMIDPRTRVAFGVEFVRNKMIYRIRARKEVILSAGTINSAQLLMLSGIGPAEELHKHKIPLIQNLKVGRNLQDHIGLGGLAFMVNQPISIVEHRLYTVTSLMDYAMFGEGPLTIMGGVEGLAFVNTKYVNASEDFPDIEFHFISGSTNSDGGEQISKIHGLVDTFYDAVFRPINNMDVWSIIPMLLRPRSKGFIQLRSANPYDYPYIYPNYLADELDVKTLVEGVKIAVALSRTRAFQKYGSTLNKHVFPACVSIKRYSDAYWECMIRQYTCTIYHPVGTAKMGPYWDQDAVVDNQLRVYGVKGLRVIDGSIMPNIVSGNTNAPIIMIGEKGSDMIKEFWLKRRSSRYYI; this is encoded by the exons ATGAGCGCGATAGTGAACGCGGCCGCCGACGTGCTGTCGGGGACGGCCATCGCCGCTGCTGCCGGATCGCAG GTAGCCTGGTTCATCCCGATGCTGGTGGCAGCTATAGCGTACTACCAGTTCGACGCGACGGACCCTGAGGGCAGGCCTGCAGACATCGGCGATGATCGCATGCTGCCGGATTATGACTTCATCATCGTTGGAGCTGGATCAGCTG GTGCAGTGGTAGCAAACCGGCTATCAGAAATCGGTCACTGGAAGATTCTACTCTTGGAAGCTGGTGGAGATGAGACGGAGATATCTGACGTGCCTCTATTGGCTGGTTATCTGCAGCTTAGCAAACTGGACTGGCAGTACAAGACTGAGCCTTCGGGAACCAGCTGTCTGG CTATGGAAGGCGGCAGATGCAACTGGCCCCGCGGGAAAGTGCTCGGAGGCAGTTCAGTCCTAAACTACATGCTATACTTACGAGGAAACCGAAGAGACTACGATTCCTGGGAAGCGATGGGCAACGAAGGCTGGGGCTACAAGGATGTTCTCTACTACTTCAAGAAGTCTGAAGATAATAGGAATCCTTCTTTAGCTAACACACCGTACCACAGCACTGGAGGATACTTGACAGTTTCTGAAGCACCATATCATACACCACTCGTTTCAAGTTTCGTTGATGGAGGTGTAGAATTAGGGTACATGAACAGAGACATAAATGGCGAAAATCAAACAGGTTTCATGGAAGCACAAGGAACTATCCGTCGTGGCAGCCGATGTTCTACCGCTAAAGCATTTCTAAGATCAGCTAAAGATCGTCCTAACCTCCACATTTCAATGTATTCTCACGTTACTAAAGTTATGATAGATCCCAGAACTAGGGTTGCTTTTGGTGTTGAGTTTGTTAGAAACAAAATGATATACCGCATCCGAGCTCGAAAGGAAGTAATTTTGTCCGCTGGAACTATTAATTCTGCTCAGTTACTTATGCTGTCTGGAATAGGACCTGCAGAGGAACTGCACAAGCATAAGATACCTTTGATTCAGAATTTGAAAGTTGGGAGGAACTTACAGGATCACATTGGATTGGGTGGATTAGCTTTTATGGTGAACCAACCTATTTCTATTGTAGAACATCGTCTTTATACTGTTACTTCACTTATGGACTATGCTATGTTTGGAGAAGGTCCCTTGACTATCATGGGAGGAGTCGAAGGTTTAGCTTTTGTTAACACTAAATATGTAAACGCTTCAGAAGACTTTCCAGATATTGAATTCCATTTCATTTCTGGATCTACAAATTCGGATGGCGGAGAACAAATTAGTAAGATACATGGACTGGTGGATACGTTTTATGATGCTGTGTTTAGGCCTATAAATAATATGGATGTTTGGAGTATTATTCCTATGTTATTGCGACCACGCAGCAAAGGCTTCATACAACTGCGCAGTGCAAACCCTTACGACTATCCTTATATTTATCCGAACTATTTAGCTGATGAGTTGGACGTAAAAACTTTAGTTGAAGGAGTGAAAATCGCTGTTGCACTCTCTAGGACGAGAGCGTTTCAAAAATACGGCTCCACTTTAAACAAGCACGTTTTTCCTGCTTGTGTGAGTATCAAGAGATACTCAGATGCATACTGGGAATGCATGATTAGACAGTACACTTGTACTATCTATCATCCTGTGGGAACGGCAAAGATGGGACCTTACTGGGATCAAGACGCGGTCGTGGACAATCAGCTGAGAGTGTATGGGGTCAAAGGTCTACGAGTCATAGACGGCAGTATTATGCCTAACATAGTAAGCGGGAACACTAATGCTCCTATTATTATGATTGGGGAGAAAGGCAGTGACATGATCAAAGAGTTCTGGTTAAAACGACGAAGTTCTAGATATTACATTTGA